The nucleotide window CTGACCGTGGCTGAGGGAGGATTATCAATCGTAAACCCCAAATTGGAATATCCGGTTGAGCTGACACCCATTTGATCAAATCAGGGGATTCGATTGAGCAATCAGAGATCTTTGAGGGATTGAGCTCCAAGTAAGCTTCGTAGTTGGTTTATTGGTTTAAAATTTTGGTGCATGCAGTTTTGGTTGGAGCAAATGAATTTGGGATCTTCAATTTTGTTTAGATTGGTcatgttttcttcaattttgtaaaaCACTAAAATCCAAGAATACTATCAGTATGCATAATATGATAACCATATATCTAATTTCATATCTAATGACATTATATAGTGAAAATCATCATCCTATCCAGCCAAGTAGAGCTCTAATATAAGCTAAGGTTTGAACTTCATCCGCATTAACAAAAATGTTTCAACTGGAATCATTCAGATTATAAAACACAAAGATGTAGTCTCTATTAATATTCAATGTAAACTACACCCTCCATTATGTATTTAACTATTTATGTGTTTCACGGTTAAAGTTGAACAAAAAATGGCATTACTTACACATTTCTTTTAATTTCACTTTAGTCTGGAATATGTTGTGCATTCCAATTTCAATTTTACAATTGATAGTGCCATTCAAAAGTGATAAATGACAGTAGCATGACTCTGGAATTGTTTGAACTAGCCAAAAAAACTCTACCAAATCTTTGTTGAAAAGGTCAATCAAAATCTTTTAATTGATTCaaatgtatttgcatacacttgGCCTTGATGGTGCTCTTAATTCATCACTGTTGCAGGTCAATGCTAGCAGATCAAATCGGCGGCTTCAATTTTGTTTGGAGCCTTAGGACTATCACAGTGGTAAGAGCAAAGGTTGAGTGTTGTGGTCATTGAGCTTGCGAAACCCCTCACTGCTTACTACCAAGTAATATTAGCTCAGTGTAGTTAGTTAAGTTCAGTTTTCTTATTATTTAGAAGATCAAActgttggagaagaaatgaggtttgtgattcaaatttttttttttgaaaagtgaatTCATTGAAACTTTTAACGATTACAATCGTTTAGAATGGCATCCCGAAAAACCTTGGGAGCAGACACAAGCTATAGACGGCTTGAAGCTAGAGCTTAGCTAGAACAGGTTTGTGATTCAATTGTGAAGGAAATAAGTGTGAAGAAATTTTCTAAATTACTAATGATAACAGgtctttttttattaaattagaTTGCAAGTTTACTCTCTGAGGTATGTGTAGGAACTTCCACTTTTCAGTTTCAAGTCATACACACTCCCTGCTTATAATGAGTTGTTTCATTTGCGCACCTGCGTGCGCGCACATATATCACTTTACAAATACATATTCTACTCTCTCTGGGTTCAACTAGCTACTTCCCTCAGGAAACTTAGGCTGCAAGTGCATGAGAACATTGCCTCTTCTAATAAAAATTTCACTGCAGAAAACCAAAGGCTTTACATATAGACATATAGACAATCAAGTTGTCAGAGACAAGTCCTGGAATATCGAATTTTAACATTTAGATATGAAATCTAAGAATCCTTAACTTAAAGACAAGCCTCATCACTAAACAACTAAAAAGCTACTAATATGATGAATTCACCAGGTTTTGAGTTCTATATTTCAATTTGAGCAGGAACTGAGGACAGCTGTATCTGTATCTGATATTGAACCCAAATGGAGTGGAAGCTACCCACAAGGTTTACCCAGAGTTCCAGTCTCTTCGTGCTGTGAAGATCCAGCAAGTCCATAGAACTGGGTCCAGCTCACAAAAACAAGGTTCGAATTCCTTTATTCAATCCAATGTGTAGGATGCTTTCCAATTGTTTTTACTTTATATAAGTGTGTTCAGTGCAAAAGAAACTCAAATTTAGACTTAATGGGATATTGTATTGGTATGGCAGGTTATAGAGGTTATGGAGGTTGTGAAGATGTTGGAGATTGAGCTTCGAATTGGATAGATTTTGCCCAAGTTCTTTCAGGTGATTGGCGATAACTCTTACTCGGTCAAATTAGAAGCATGCCACCAGAGTTTTTGTTGTATCAAATGTCTTGGAATTCTTGAGCAGTTATTAATTTCTGCATTATTGGTACTCTAAACTACCATCTATTCAAGAATTAGTTTTTGTTGTATCAAATGTCTTGGAATTCTTGAGCAGTTATTAATTTCTGCATTATTGGTACTCTAAACTACCATCTATTCAAGAATTAGCCTTGAACTTTTATGAATACAGTGGCTTAATCTGATTAGAAAATAATGCAAATGGTTATAGTCTCCTATCTTATGCCTGTATTCTCCAACAGTCATGTGTTGGCTGCCACTCGGTTTATAAAACCTAACATTTGATCGACATTCAGTTTGTTTCTCTTCTGCGAAAATGATTGagacaaaaatttcaaaatatttgaGTACCAAACAATCATTATTGAATCAATCTTTCTCCATTTTCAGAGCAGCTTAGACTACTCTGATCAGACCTCAAATTGACATCTTCAGCTTACACAGCTTATGACTACTCATTCTAATATAAAGTGGACTTCAGTCTGAACCTCTTAGTTTCAGAATTCTCAAACTCTGATGATAACTTTGGAAATTCCAGTTTGTTAAGTTTTACAACCGTGCATTATTTGCTTTTATGCTAGGCTGGATCAAGTAGggtgattcttttgttttcttatgaGAATGCATTACCATTTTCTTTTACAGACATAGCTAGATTCATTGTGTTCATGCTAAACTGGTTATATTCACCACCAAATGCTAAACTGGTTTGTTATCTAACATTACTTATGTTTATGTTAGGCTGGTTTAAATATGGTTGTAATTCTGCGTCATGTCTGCTCAGTTGAAAATTATGATAATGCCTTATACCAGATTCTTAATGTAGGAGCTCATCGAGTACATTCATGCTTGCTTATGCATTTGATCCTTCAATCATATCAATTTCTGACTTCCAACAACATCCCCTCAAATCAGATGCCAAAGGACACATCTAAGGAGTTAATGTAAAGTAGTTGGTTCTAACTGCACGCCATCTTTAGTTATCTAATGTTTATATTTGGCTGTCTTAATAAGCTTAACCACATCAATGGTATACCCGCAGCATTGCACGGGGTCGATGCCTAGTTTATTTACTAAATATGTATGTGTTACTATAATTTGATGAAATTATCTGAATTGGTTTTGATTCATTTTGCTCAATCTTACTATAGTTTGATGGGCACCATACTTCACCATGAAGGTCATTAGAAATGTACTCTGGTTAGCGGAATGTTGCTCATAGCCTTAGGATTTGGGGTATCATAGATAGTACTTTACTATTGCATGTCTTGTATTACTAGAGCACTGATTCTTTCCCAAATTTAATCCCCATATAATATAGTAGCTAAAAGATCGTAGCGTCTTGTTATCTAGGAATAAACTGATGATTGGAATGAGCCTAGATGTGAAAACTCAGGCTTTGCGCTAAATTAGTGGTTCCAATTTACTATTTAACAACCTCAGTATGTGGTAAAAGGACATTTTCCCTGAATTATATAAGATCTTGGCTTTGGTATTTTGTTCTATTAGATGTAACTTTTTAAGTAATACCTTGTACAGTTATAGGAAATAGGAGATCATAACCAGTCCAGTGTTTTGACTGTAACTTTGGGTGAACTtggaaatggaaaggaaatgatgTATCTTTCAAAAACACAATAGAGTTCGGGTGATGttgcttttctttcttatttctgTTACCCTCGATCTTATCAAGACAACTTCATCGAtctctaataaaaaataaaattagaaaatgGGGCACTACACTTCAAGTTATAAGGATGCTAGATCCATGAGTTTGGGGTGCCTTTTTTGTAGTTGAGTTTGCTCAGAATGTTAACAAAAGCGATTACCAAATTTTGTATTAATACAACTGTTATTTTGACTGCATTCTCTCTGGTCCAGGAAACTCAAGGGGATCAGAACTTATCAGATGAAAGGACCAATTATTTTGTTGCAGCAGTCTCCACAACCATTAAGTAGCATATTTATCTACCTTCCATCACAGTAGTGGATACATTATTTACTGAAGCTGTATTTGAACTTCTATCAGGTAACGTACGCGTTGACCCAGATGCTTCACTTCTTGAAATAGTGTATGCAGGTTGCTTTGGATCAGACAAAGGTGTGACATCACTTGTAAGCATTGATATTACTTCTGACATGGTAGCTCTATCTTCTGCATACTCTTGAACACATATGAGACCAACCTGAATAAATTTTAAAACTTCCTCGTTGGAACCAGAGTCAAGTAATGTGTCCTTTATCTCCAGGGTCTGGCCTTGTTTCCACAATTCCCAGGCCTGAAACATTAGTTTGTAATGCAAGTATGTGAGTTTTTCTAATCTAGTAGAAATTGACTGCTAAGTTTATATTTATCATTATAACTTACAAGTTCAATAAGGCAGAGACCATTAGATGAAAGAAAAGTAGTGTTCTTTTTGCCACTTATAATCTCCAACAGTAGAACACCAAAACTGTAAACATCAGACTTTTCAGAGAAAATGCCCCTCATGGCATACTCTGGAGACATATAGCCGCTGCATAAATCATTATATCAAGCTTAGAAAGAGGACTATTCAGAAAAATTTGTATATGTATATCAGTATATGTCACAGAGCTGTTCTAAGATTgataattttcttttacttaCTATGTTCCGACAACTCTAACTGTATTTGCCATAGATTCATTCTGTCCGAAAATTCTGGCCATTCCAAAGTCTGAGATTTTAGGGTtcatattttcatcaagcagAATGTTACTAGCTTTCAGATCTCTGTGTATGACTCTAACTCTAGAATGCTTATGAAGATAGAGAAGTCCTTGTGCAATTCCCTCAATGATGTTTACCCGTGTTTGCCAGTCCAATTGCCTCCTTCTAGTGGAGTCTGCAGTTAAGTAGTTCATAACATGCTTAGTGgtaaacaaaataatcaaatacAAGATACCaatgaagaaaaaattataTATGAAAGGGAAAGAGGGGAGTTTCTGCATTTGAAAGAAATTGTGGACAAACCAAATAGGAAGGCATCCAAGCTCTTATTTGCCATAAATTCGTAAATCAgaatcttttcttctccttgaaTGCAACAACCTAATAGCCTAACAAGATTACTATGTTGAAGCTCAGCTATAAGTGTAATCTCATTCACGAATTCTTCTAGTCCTTGTCCTGAACTTCTCGCGAGTCTCTTTACTCCTACCTGTTCCCCATCTGGTAATACCCCCTGTACAtgcatattttattaatttcagGTGCTAACTGCTAACATTCAGACTGCCATTGTTTGATAATCTTGGAGTCGCCTTCCAGccaaacggaagaagaaaagactaTACCTTATAAACAGGCCCAAACCCACCCTGTCCTAGCTTGCTGGCAGACGAGAAGTTATCTGTTGCAGCCACTacttctgaaaaactgaacatccGAAAGTTCTGTCCTATTCTTTCACCTATTTTGAGCTTGTATATGTGGCCGAATCTGGTAATTTGAGATCTCAACTCATCTAATCCTTGCTCTTGGCCTGCATCCCATTTATCTAAAAGTTACCTGCGTGCAATTCATAAGAAAACTGCCATAAAGAGTTTATACGCTTTCTACTTACCAGTGTGTCTCATGAGTcctagttttcttttctttctgtagTACAAACAACATAATAGCACTGCCATGATAAATATAAGACCTACGATGCACCATATCCACCATTTTTTCTTTATATCTCGTGTTAAATCGCTCGTTTTGCTTCCTTCTGCTGGTGTTCCATCTGGACGTAATAACAAAATTAGCATCAGAGTCAAGTACTTGAAGTGGTTGTGAACTGATCAATTAGGTAATAGAAACCCTCCATTGCCCAACTTTCCTAGTTGATTAGTTAAGTACATGTCTGTGGTGtaaaagaaattcaaaaaagCATAGGGCTAAATCAGTGTAGCAAGGAAGAATGACAAACGTAAAGTACTGTAGGTAAACGTAGTAGCTATGCATACCTTTGCTATGATTCCATATCTCAAGGACATAAG belongs to Rosa chinensis cultivar Old Blush chromosome 4, RchiOBHm-V2, whole genome shotgun sequence and includes:
- the LOC112196595 gene encoding G-type lectin S-receptor-like serine/threonine-protein kinase CES101, producing the protein MAKLRNTVFLYFSCFCMRYFSSSHAQTQNATLKQGQQLHDQGGDYLVSENGLFKLGFFSPGNSSIFGSTSNRYLGIWYYKLPNDPDAVWVANPETPIIDTSGVFTLASDATLKLIHGGGQISVSDPNQTVSGNVTVSLLDTGNLVLREVTSNGILGDVLWESFDHPTNTLLPGMKLGINVEAGQNWTISSWFSDQIPAPGVFRLGVDPGSTNQLIIRRRDEVYWSSGVWENGTFQNAPEMTRRVDLFEFTFVSNKADKYFTYTVKNRSTISRWELNAWGQIMQSTLTLNGTTYWESTEASPCTFNLTNPGALCIEEKPSECRNGSDGLVPVRGYFDGNEILHHDNNTKMTVSDCHATCWSDCTCIAYKSIYTNGTGCVFMSGEAKFIPNSYFDATYVLEIWNHSKDGTPAEGSKTSDLTRDIKKKWWIWCIVGLIFIMAVLLCCLYYRKKRKLGLMRHTGQEQGLDELRSQITRFGHIYKLKIGERIGQNFRMFSFSEVVAATDNFSSASKLGQGGFGPVYKGVLPDGEQVGVKRLARSSGQGLEEFVNEITLIAELQHSNLVRLLGCCIQGEEKILIYEFMANKSLDAFLFDSTRRRQLDWQTRVNIIEGIAQGLLYLHKHSRVRVIHRDLKASNILLDENMNPKISDFGMARIFGQNESMANTVRVVGTYGYMSPEYAMRGIFSEKSDVYSFGVLLLEIISGKKNTTFLSSNGLCLIELAWELWKQGQTLEIKDTLLDSGSNEEVLKFIQVGLICVQEYAEDRATMSEVISMLTSDVTPLSDPKQPAYTISRSEASGSTRTLPDRSSNTASVNNVSTTVMEGR